The following are encoded in a window of Saccharothrix longispora genomic DNA:
- a CDS encoding L-dopachrome tautomerase-related protein → MSELEVVHEFTGPMPTGVSVSHTGRVFVNFPLWGDEVPATVVELRDGAEVPFPDQAWNSPSGDDDEGAFVSVQSIVVDPADRLWVLDTGSPLFRPTKPGGPKLVCVDLTTDTVTKVITFPADVVLETTYLNDVRFDLRHGAGVAYITDSADSGPNGIIVVDLDSGESWRRLHDHPSTKAVPLADFRPVVEGAPLLERPANGEPAPITMGADGIAISADGSRLHYCPLASRRWYSVPTHALLDRSLPDDEVGEQVVDEGDKGGGSDGLETDDAGRLYLTDYEHNAVLRRRPDGDFETVAHDARLLWPDTVSVADGHLYVTANQLHRQAKYQGGQDRRRKPYHLFRVPIDAGPVRLR, encoded by the coding sequence GTGAGCGAGCTGGAAGTGGTGCACGAGTTCACCGGCCCGATGCCCACGGGGGTGAGCGTGTCGCACACCGGTCGGGTGTTCGTGAACTTCCCCCTGTGGGGTGACGAAGTGCCGGCGACGGTGGTGGAGCTGCGCGACGGGGCCGAGGTGCCGTTCCCCGACCAGGCGTGGAACTCGCCGTCGGGTGACGACGACGAGGGCGCGTTCGTGTCGGTGCAGAGCATCGTGGTCGACCCGGCCGACCGGCTGTGGGTGCTCGACACCGGCAGCCCGCTGTTCCGGCCGACCAAGCCCGGCGGGCCCAAGCTGGTGTGCGTCGACCTGACCACCGACACCGTCACGAAGGTGATCACCTTCCCCGCCGACGTGGTGCTGGAGACGACCTACCTCAACGACGTGCGGTTCGACCTGCGGCACGGGGCCGGGGTCGCCTACATCACCGACTCGGCCGACTCGGGCCCGAACGGGATCATCGTGGTGGACCTGGACAGCGGCGAGTCCTGGCGCAGGCTGCACGACCACCCGTCGACCAAGGCCGTGCCCCTGGCGGACTTCCGTCCGGTCGTGGAGGGCGCGCCGTTGCTGGAGCGCCCCGCGAACGGCGAGCCGGCACCGATCACGATGGGCGCGGACGGCATCGCCATCAGCGCCGACGGCAGCCGCCTGCACTACTGCCCGCTGGCCTCGCGCCGCTGGTACAGCGTGCCGACCCATGCCCTGCTGGACCGGTCACTGCCCGACGACGAGGTGGGCGAGCAGGTCGTCGACGAGGGCGACAAGGGCGGCGGCTCCGACGGCTTGGAGACCGACGACGCCGGACGGCTCTACCTGACCGACTACGAGCACAACGCCGTGCTGCGCAGGCGCCCGGACGGCGACTTCGAGACCGTCGCCCACGATGCGCGCCTGCTGTGGCCGGACACGGTGTCGGTCGCCGACGGCCACCTCTACGTCACCGCCAACCAGCTGCACCGCCAGGCGAAGTACCAGGGCGGGCAGGACCGCAGGCGCAAGCCCTATCACCTGTTCCGCGTGCCCATCGACGCCGGACCCGTCCGGCTCCGGTAG
- a CDS encoding four-helix bundle copper-binding protein, producing MIRLTTTTMPMLETYPAEINLDRAELAAAIDALIACAQACTACADACLSEEVVAELTTCVRTNLDCADICSTTARVLSRHTGYDANISRSVLEACATVCKSCGDECGSHAEMHEHCRLCAEACRNCERACRDLLAAIG from the coding sequence GTGATCCGCTTGACCACCACCACGATGCCCATGCTGGAGACCTACCCCGCCGAGATCAACCTCGACCGAGCCGAGCTCGCGGCGGCGATCGACGCGTTGATCGCCTGCGCGCAGGCGTGCACGGCATGCGCGGACGCCTGCCTGAGCGAGGAGGTGGTGGCGGAGCTGACCACGTGCGTGCGCACCAACCTCGACTGCGCCGACATCTGCTCCACCACCGCCCGGGTGCTGTCGAGGCACACCGGCTACGACGCGAACATCAGCCGATCGGTGCTGGAGGCGTGCGCGACGGTGTGCAAGTCCTGCGGCGACGAGTGCGGCTCCCACGCGGAGATGCACGAGCACTGCCGGCTCTGCGCCGAAGCATGTAGGAACTGCGAGCGCGCCTGCCGCGACCTGCTGGCCGCCATCGGCTGA
- a CDS encoding hemerythrin domain-containing protein, whose protein sequence is MTVEREHDTDLVRVITADHREVERLFRELESGQGTPEHRRALADHVIAELVRHSVAEEQFMYPAARKVLPGGDEVADHEIAEHAEAERVMKELEGLEPTDPRFDELLGELMREIRHHIEDEEEDLLPQLAARCSAEDLQELGRKVIAAKKVAPTRPHPAAPDRPPANLLLNPGTGLIDRLRDALSGRNR, encoded by the coding sequence ATGACCGTTGAGCGGGAGCACGACACCGACCTGGTCCGCGTGATCACCGCCGATCACCGCGAGGTCGAGCGGCTGTTCCGGGAGTTGGAGTCCGGGCAGGGCACCCCGGAGCACCGGCGCGCGCTGGCCGACCACGTCATCGCCGAGTTGGTGCGGCACTCGGTGGCCGAGGAGCAGTTCATGTACCCGGCCGCCCGGAAGGTCCTGCCCGGCGGCGACGAGGTGGCCGACCACGAGATCGCCGAGCACGCCGAGGCCGAGCGGGTGATGAAGGAACTGGAGGGCCTGGAGCCGACCGACCCGCGCTTCGACGAGCTGCTGGGCGAGCTGATGCGGGAGATCCGCCACCACATCGAGGACGAGGAGGAGGACCTGCTGCCCCAGCTCGCCGCCCGCTGCTCGGCCGAGGACCTCCAGGAGCTGGGGCGCAAGGTGATCGCGGCCAAGAAGGTCGCCCCGACCCGACCTCACCCGGCGGCCCCGGACAGGCCCCCGGCCAACCTGCTGCTCAACCCCGGCACTGGCCTGATCGACCGGCTGCGCGACGCGCTGTCCGGCCGCAACCGCTGA
- a CDS encoding zinc-dependent alcohol dehydrogenase — translation MKAVVWHGTGDIRMEEVPDPKILEPSDAIVRITRSAICGTDLHLVRGTMPGMVEGTVLGHEAVGVVEEVGPAVRGFSRGDRVVVTSTIGCGTCSYCRAGYYAQCDTANPNGPTAGTSFFGGPETTGPVDGLQAEYARVPFAMTTLVRIPDAVSDDQAILLSDIFPTAWFGARLAEVGKGDSVLVLGAGVVGQFAIASAKRQGAGRVFVVDGIASRLDKAREQNAETVDFNHEDPVALVKELTGGIGVDRVIEAVGVDAQRPKTGPAAEQAEQQAEQFEQERRQAAPEANPSGEQWVPGDSPSQALRWAVQAVAKAGSIGVIGVYPPGFSSFPIGEAMNKNLSVKMGNCNHRRYLPELLDLVVSGVVDPTTFITQHEQPVNAVEAYETFDRRDEGWLKTVLDVA, via the coding sequence ATGAAGGCAGTGGTGTGGCACGGGACCGGGGACATCCGCATGGAGGAGGTGCCCGACCCGAAGATCCTGGAGCCCAGCGACGCGATCGTGCGCATCACGCGCAGCGCGATCTGCGGCACCGACCTGCACCTGGTGCGCGGCACCATGCCCGGCATGGTGGAGGGCACCGTCCTCGGGCACGAGGCCGTGGGCGTGGTGGAGGAGGTCGGTCCGGCGGTGCGGGGGTTCTCCCGCGGTGACCGGGTGGTGGTGACCTCCACGATCGGGTGCGGCACCTGCTCGTACTGCCGGGCCGGGTACTACGCGCAGTGCGACACCGCCAACCCGAACGGGCCGACCGCGGGCACGTCGTTCTTCGGCGGACCGGAGACCACCGGCCCGGTGGACGGCCTCCAAGCCGAGTACGCGCGGGTGCCGTTCGCGATGACCACCCTGGTGCGCATCCCGGACGCGGTCAGCGACGACCAGGCGATCCTGCTGTCCGACATCTTCCCCACCGCGTGGTTCGGCGCACGGCTGGCCGAGGTCGGCAAGGGCGACAGCGTGCTGGTGCTGGGCGCGGGCGTGGTCGGGCAGTTCGCCATCGCCTCGGCCAAGCGGCAGGGCGCCGGCCGGGTGTTCGTCGTCGACGGCATCGCCTCCCGGCTGGACAAGGCCCGGGAGCAGAACGCCGAGACCGTCGACTTCAACCACGAGGACCCGGTCGCCCTGGTCAAGGAACTGACCGGCGGCATCGGCGTGGACCGCGTCATCGAAGCCGTGGGCGTGGACGCCCAGCGCCCCAAGACCGGCCCCGCCGCCGAGCAGGCCGAGCAGCAGGCGGAGCAGTTCGAGCAGGAGCGGCGGCAGGCCGCCCCCGAGGCCAACCCCAGCGGAGAGCAGTGGGTGCCCGGCGACTCGCCCAGCCAAGCCCTGCGGTGGGCGGTGCAGGCGGTGGCCAAGGCGGGCAGCATCGGGGTCATCGGCGTCTACCCGCCCGGCTTCAGCAGCTTCCCGATCGGGGAGGCGATGAACAAGAACCTCTCCGTGAAGATGGGCAACTGCAACCACCGCCGCTACCTGCCCGAACTGCTCGACCTCGTGGTCAGCGGCGTGGTCGACCCCACCACGTTCATCACGCAGCACGAGCAGCCGGTCAACGCGGTCGAGGCCTACGAGACCTTCGACCGGCGTGACGAGGGCTGGCTCAAGACCGTGCTGGACGTCGCATGA
- a CDS encoding PfkB family carbohydrate kinase, protein MTTGRVVVFAPSPELTVTIEEVRGAPDIHVHAGGQGVWQARMIESLGGEVVLCSALGGDTGRLLRRLIGFPLEVREVAARNGGYVHDRRDGDRDEVVRMPADALTRRESDELCELTLAVGLDAGVVVLGGPAEHDHPVPDAVYERLTRELGGHGCRVVVDLSGGRLAAALKGGPEVVKVSYDELVSDGYADSDELPDLMRACHAIAGSGPRAVVVTRAEQDTLALVDGRFFLVDVPELTPVDTRGGGDSMAAGLAVGLTRGMSLDQALRLGAAAGALTLTRHGLGSGGGETVRHLAERVRLEHVDDER, encoded by the coding sequence ATGACGACGGGTCGTGTGGTGGTGTTCGCGCCGTCCCCGGAACTGACGGTGACGATCGAGGAGGTGCGGGGCGCGCCGGACATCCACGTCCACGCCGGCGGCCAGGGCGTGTGGCAGGCGCGCATGATCGAATCCCTGGGCGGCGAAGTGGTGCTGTGCTCGGCCCTGGGCGGCGACACCGGCCGCCTGCTGCGCCGGCTGATCGGTTTCCCGCTGGAGGTCCGCGAGGTCGCCGCCCGCAACGGCGGCTACGTGCACGACCGCCGTGACGGCGACCGCGACGAGGTGGTGCGGATGCCCGCCGACGCCCTGACCCGCCGCGAGTCGGACGAGCTGTGCGAACTGACCCTGGCCGTGGGGCTCGACGCGGGCGTGGTCGTGCTCGGCGGGCCCGCCGAGCACGACCACCCGGTGCCCGACGCGGTGTACGAGCGGTTGACCCGCGAACTGGGCGGCCACGGCTGCCGGGTCGTGGTCGACCTGTCCGGCGGGCGGCTCGCGGCAGCCCTCAAGGGCGGCCCGGAAGTGGTCAAGGTCAGCTACGACGAACTGGTCTCCGACGGCTACGCCGACTCCGACGAGCTGCCCGACTTGATGCGGGCGTGCCACGCGATCGCCGGGTCGGGTCCGCGGGCGGTGGTGGTGACCCGCGCCGAACAGGACACGCTCGCCCTGGTCGACGGCCGGTTCTTCCTGGTCGATGTGCCCGAGCTGACGCCGGTGGACACCCGCGGCGGCGGTGACTCCATGGCCGCCGGACTGGCCGTCGGACTCACGCGGGGCATGTCGCTCGACCAAGCCCTCCGGCTCGGTGCGGCGGCGGGCGCGCTCACCCTCACCCGGCACGGCCTGGGCTCGGGCGGCGGCGAGACCGTGCGCCACCTGGCCGAACGCGTTCGCCTCGAGCACGTGGACGACGAGCGGTGA
- a CDS encoding anti-sigma factor antagonist (This anti-anti-sigma factor, or anti-sigma factor antagonist, belongs to a family that includes characterized members SpoIIAA, RsbV, RsfA, and RsfB.): protein MNASVSAGVRGDVPVLRVAGEMDAATTPRVRDELLRWLETAVPVAVLDLTGVVFLASTGLALLAEAAQHADRRGVVFAVVAGHRAVLKPLDITGVNEVFIVRPDVDHAVAALRGLSTGVPADRGDG from the coding sequence GTGAACGCATCGGTGTCCGCCGGCGTGCGGGGTGACGTGCCGGTGTTGCGCGTCGCGGGTGAGATGGACGCGGCAACGACGCCCAGGGTGCGCGACGAGCTGCTCAGGTGGCTGGAGACCGCGGTCCCGGTGGCCGTGCTGGACCTGACCGGGGTGGTATTCCTGGCGTCCACCGGGTTGGCCTTGTTGGCCGAAGCCGCTCAGCACGCCGACAGGCGCGGTGTGGTGTTCGCCGTCGTCGCCGGTCACCGCGCTGTGCTCAAGCCGTTGGACATCACCGGGGTGAACGAGGTTTTCATAGTGCGCCCGGACGTCGACCACGCCGTGGCGGCGCTGCGAGGTCTGTCGACGGGCGTGCCCGCCGACCGGGGCGACGGTTGA
- a CDS encoding DUF6766 family protein, whose translation MPGLGPRAATPLVAGGLPLASAGIRGVVRREGSVAGEEACLGRGAFLGSWGAQSIAGRSAYNNEQLVIFQDTVTWSEYPALPDFWNRSLQNRQSEFLAIGSIVVFSVHLRQRGSSQSKPVGSPHTNIDGNGWSTARGRAPSRWFPSFRGGGPARGLPTPATDPPARRQGERLPATPVASSANARRRSTGRHEGRPVSSRPRGGATEVAGGCWLDPRPAPPRAGAREVPGSFGCKRRPSSTTGWPQRSINRRPGRRARPSTDLAAPPRRGRRPGAL comes from the coding sequence GTGCCCGGCCTCGGGCCACGGGCCGCCACTCCCCTCGTGGCCGGTGGTCTGCCGTTGGCCTCTGCGGGGATCAGGGGTGTCGTACGCAGGGAGGGGTCCGTGGCCGGTGAGGAAGCGTGTCTCGGCCGTGGTGCGTTCCTGGGCTCGTGGGGAGCGCAGTCCATCGCCGGGCGCAGCGCCTACAACAACGAGCAGCTGGTGATCTTCCAGGACACCGTGACGTGGTCGGAGTACCCGGCGTTGCCGGACTTCTGGAACAGGTCGCTGCAGAACCGGCAGTCGGAGTTCCTGGCCATCGGCTCGATCGTGGTGTTCAGCGTCCACCTGCGCCAACGCGGCTCGTCGCAGTCCAAGCCGGTGGGCAGCCCGCACACCAACATCGACGGGAACGGCTGGTCGACAGCGCGGGGCCGCGCCCCGTCGCGGTGGTTCCCGTCCTTTCGGGGTGGCGGGCCGGCGCGAGGACTCCCTACCCCTGCCACCGACCCGCCGGCACGCCGGCAAGGCGAACGCCTTCCCGCCACACCGGTCGCGTCATCCGCGAACGCCCGCCGCCGCTCGACGGGGCGCCACGAGGGACGTCCGGTCTCTTCGCGCCCCCGCGGAGGAGCGACGGAAGTGGCGGGGGGCTGTTGGTTGGACCCCCGGCCGGCTCCACCTAGAGCGGGTGCTCGCGAGGTACCCGGCAGCTTCGGCTGCAAACGCCGACCGTCGAGCACCACTGGTTGGCCGCAGCGGTCGATCAACCGTCGCCCCGGTCGGCGGGCACGCCCGTCGACAGACCTCGCAGCGCCGCCACGGCGTGGTCGACGTCCGGGCGCACTATGA
- a CDS encoding PrsW family intramembrane metalloprotease yields the protein MSQVKHAKDTPGFLAPIGVDSFFQPRRVAFWVMVFFIANGLFFEATQLLTAYRIVPTAVLFGIVVWTLYTIPVLLFFRSLDLFEQHPPLGYVLAFAWGGFAATYLAISANSAIFSLASKVGGPQYSADWGAALAGPSVEETLKVLGVVLLVLVARNQFPTLLSVVATGAMVGLGFQVLEDLSYSINTAIVFPNDNEVLPVALMLGTRGIISGIWSHAMYTSISAFGIGYFLTRRHKPFTQRLAVAVAAFAAAWTLHFFWNSPFFTDLGFLPSVLIKAIPVAVVGYLIWRLAGKEEGIYLKVLADHFVADDLVTPEEREALPSLRRRRHARTQVKKAKGRTAAKALHELQREQVRLVMHHGRYGAGTKLADHEYAVRRARARLNAMTSGHHVEPQ from the coding sequence GTGAGCCAGGTCAAGCACGCGAAGGACACCCCCGGCTTCCTGGCCCCGATCGGTGTCGACAGCTTCTTCCAGCCCCGGCGCGTGGCGTTCTGGGTGATGGTGTTCTTCATCGCCAACGGCCTGTTCTTCGAGGCCACCCAACTGCTCACGGCTTACCGCATCGTGCCCACAGCGGTGCTGTTCGGCATCGTGGTGTGGACCCTCTACACGATTCCCGTGCTGCTGTTCTTCCGGTCGCTGGACCTGTTCGAACAACACCCCCCACTGGGGTACGTGCTGGCCTTCGCCTGGGGCGGCTTCGCCGCGACCTACCTGGCGATCTCCGCCAACAGCGCCATCTTCTCGCTGGCCTCCAAGGTGGGCGGTCCGCAGTACTCGGCCGACTGGGGGGCCGCGCTGGCCGGCCCGAGCGTCGAGGAGACGCTGAAGGTCCTCGGCGTGGTCTTGTTGGTGCTGGTGGCGCGCAACCAGTTCCCCACGTTGCTGTCCGTGGTCGCCACCGGGGCGATGGTCGGGCTGGGCTTCCAGGTCCTGGAGGACCTGTCCTACTCCATCAACACCGCCATCGTGTTCCCGAACGACAACGAGGTGCTGCCCGTCGCCCTCATGCTGGGCACCCGCGGCATCATCAGCGGCATCTGGAGCCACGCGATGTACACCTCGATCTCGGCGTTCGGCATCGGGTACTTCCTCACCCGCCGGCACAAGCCGTTCACCCAACGCCTGGCGGTGGCGGTGGCGGCGTTCGCCGCGGCGTGGACGCTGCACTTCTTCTGGAACTCGCCGTTCTTCACCGACCTCGGCTTCCTCCCCTCGGTGCTGATCAAAGCCATCCCGGTGGCCGTGGTCGGCTACCTGATCTGGCGGCTCGCCGGCAAGGAGGAGGGCATCTACCTGAAAGTGCTCGCCGACCATTTCGTCGCCGACGACCTCGTCACCCCCGAGGAGCGCGAGGCCCTGCCGTCCCTGCGACGCCGCCGTCACGCCCGCACGCAGGTGAAGAAGGCCAAGGGCCGCACAGCCGCCAAGGCACTGCACGAACTCCAACGCGAACAGGTCCGCCTGGTCATGCACCACGGCCGCTACGGCGCGGGAACCAAACTCGCCGACCACGAATACGCCGTACGCCGCGCCCGTGCCCGGCTCAATGCCATGACCAGCGGACACCACGTGGAACCACAGTAG